A region from the Azospirillum thermophilum genome encodes:
- a CDS encoding P-II family nitrogen regulator, with amino-acid sequence MKKIEAIIKPFKLDEVKEALHEVGIKGITVTEAKGFGRQKGHTELYRGAEYVVDFLPKVKIEVVMEDSLVERAIEAIQQAAHTGRIGDGKIFVTPVEEVVRIRTGEKGADAI; translated from the coding sequence ATGAAGAAGATCGAAGCCATCATCAAGCCGTTCAAACTCGACGAGGTGAAGGAGGCCCTTCACGAGGTCGGGATCAAGGGGATCACCGTCACCGAAGCCAAGGGCTTCGGCCGCCAGAAGGGTCACACCGAGCTGTACCGGGGCGCGGAGTACGTCGTGGACTTCCTGCCGAAGGTGAAGATCGAGGTGGTGATGGAGGATTCCCTGGTGGAACGGGCGATCGAGGCGATCCAGCAGGCCGCCCACACCGGCCGCATCGGCGACGGCAAGATCTTCGTCACTCCCGTGGAAGAAGTCGTCCGCATCCGGACCGGGGAGAAGGGCGCCGACGCGATCTGA